A genomic region of Aquificaceae bacterium contains the following coding sequences:
- the sbcD gene encoding exonuclease subunit SbcD, with amino-acid sequence MRLLHISDLHTGKRLYDKVSRNEDLIYALEQVKNICKEERVDILLIAGDVFDKRNPDFESQALILDFLTEMNSIGLHILLIAGNHDSYDFMKIYKNLRKLSNIHVFDRPSTNLKEVIFQYDQLKIACLPYPDERVLTHFDEERRRSYAEKVANYMKALAREVEDSRYRVLVSHLMIEKAKVAGSELQSSVSPYYTVRADTIPDTFQYVALGHVHRNQRIEGTASKVYYSGSLYQIDFSEKGMDKFVNLVVLEDGMAKVETIRLDLKRQLVEIRLKEGDDIQKSLEPLSKENLLVKVVMEVRMSDPFFQHKRDTVFKILGDRLVRLEMEPVGTYQETKTETGKIDLLSLYEDFYRYKYKSEPSQELKALFQKLIDKVSHETHKT; translated from the coding sequence ATGAGGCTTTTACATATATCAGACCTTCATACAGGAAAGAGGCTATATGACAAAGTAAGCAGGAATGAAGACCTAATTTACGCCCTTGAGCAGGTAAAAAACATATGCAAAGAAGAAAGGGTAGACATTCTTTTGATAGCGGGAGATGTCTTTGACAAGAGAAACCCCGACTTTGAATCCCAAGCACTTATATTGGACTTCCTCACAGAAATGAACTCCATTGGACTGCACATATTACTCATAGCGGGAAACCACGACAGCTACGACTTTATGAAAATATACAAGAACCTAAGGAAACTCTCAAACATTCATGTCTTTGATAGACCTTCTACAAACCTCAAGGAAGTTATATTTCAATATGACCAGTTAAAGATTGCCTGCCTTCCCTATCCAGATGAAAGGGTCTTGACACACTTTGACGAAGAAAGGCGAAGAAGCTATGCGGAAAAAGTGGCGAATTACATGAAAGCCCTTGCACGCGAGGTTGAGGACTCACGCTACAGAGTCCTCGTGTCTCACTTAATGATAGAGAAGGCTAAGGTGGCAGGAAGTGAACTCCAATCAAGCGTAAGTCCTTACTATACGGTAAGAGCAGACACAATTCCGGATACCTTTCAGTATGTAGCCTTAGGGCATGTACATAGAAACCAAAGGATAGAAGGCACAGCATCTAAAGTTTACTACTCTGGCAGTCTCTACCAGATAGATTTTTCAGAAAAGGGTATGGATAAGTTTGTAAACTTGGTGGTGCTTGAGGATGGTATGGCAAAGGTGGAAACCATAAGGCTTGACCTAAAAAGACAGCTTGTGGAGATAAGACTCAAAGAAGGAGATGATATACAAAAGTCCCTTGAACCCTTGTCCAAGGAAAACCTACTGGTAAAGGTTGTCATGGAGGTAAGGATGTCAGACCCCTTTTTCCAGCACAAGAGAGATACGGTGTTTAAAATCCTCGGTGATAGGCTTGTAAGACTTGAAATGGAGCCTGTAGGGACCTATCAAGAGACAAAAACAGAAACAGGCAAAATAGACCTGCTTAGCCTGTATGAGGACTTTTATAGGTATAAATACAAGTCAGAGCCCTCACAAGAGCTAAAGGCTCTATTCCAAAAACTTATAGACAAGGTTAGCCATGAGACCCATAAAACTTGA
- a CDS encoding AAA family ATPase, translating into MRPIKLELENFTVYRGKHSVDFSALDFFTIKGKTGAGKTSLIDAICYALYGKVPRYGGERAHAYLVSKGQRFMRVSLEFSVRGRRYKIEREYVEDKRRNQSEFRFYEEGKPKPFRERELEDYLKNVLRLDYGIFTKVILLPQNQFDRFLKPQNQRERREILNSLLGFSELISSLKDLVGEEYRHLTGKLQLMQQRFEQLAHITPELILQKEKELERVEKEYKELSEKASKLTDLLLRCKERDSLLQEYKKTLENLNNLSLQEEDMARKKQLLETALEILPYLPRVEQYENLLLQEEKLKEEKRKKELDLKKYYDERELAEQEFKRIEGEFKNLELYNKKRIEISQAIQLIEQYLSFKKDLEKIEEDIERLEEQKNLYETQLKELRERSRKGYEKIREVEQAIQKLEEEGIEQEFIQSQRIKEQVEKLNELKRRQEQVKKQVETLEKDLKGKEEELNKALKEKEKLEHAIEEVERDISNLRNFLEKEGELLQESFRLKEQLSKALELKQVCEEKAMHKQKLQELEKNLSLMEEELEKLKERRLEVYAFEIRSRLKEGDICPVCGHRLEHIEFEGKGEDIASLIKRQEELERAINGLRSELFERQAKFSLLENKEKELQESLHGLSTEDIHRKLSEVEDILKEIEEKKRLLKDKEQTLRDLKTKQSELSNFIDNLRSEEGRIREEFLSKNSFLERLIEEIDSLVKSLGEPLDVVLEKVKEVERAYEELRLLRERERKFKQRFDEIQEELMEKEKKYAELEERLKGLAEQKRSLEEKLMDLGGRVIKATGESPSELLAHKLEKQSQELEQKVKEVQENYQKTLSYLQRLREQETRLTSDIQNIERMLYQLQTQKQSMASEIYFLQERFGSLQNLKRYALSQEQIRELQQEIEEYNRERHNLENRLKELEVKLQSLRELPETSQVEEDLKNLNASIEENRRLHGSLHSDIEKLKKDLSEKQSLEKELSELRMNLSLYERLRNDLVDNQFPEYVSQLMLKRIIDRASYYLFKFTTGLFTFDLIEGDLHVYDHSTGYHRVVSSLSGGETFLASLSLAFAVADILSQNAPLESLFIDEGFGSLDRETRDSLSEFFDMIRQSTDRLVGVITHVEDIAEKFSQRIEVEKRDGYARLKVIY; encoded by the coding sequence ATGAGACCCATAAAACTTGAACTTGAGAACTTTACCGTATACAGAGGAAAGCATAGCGTTGACTTTTCAGCCCTTGACTTCTTTACCATAAAGGGTAAGACGGGAGCGGGAAAGACAAGCCTTATTGATGCCATATGCTACGCCCTTTATGGAAAAGTTCCAAGATACGGAGGAGAAAGGGCACATGCATATCTTGTCTCAAAGGGTCAGAGGTTTATGCGTGTATCCTTAGAGTTCTCTGTTAGAGGAAGGAGATACAAAATAGAAAGAGAGTATGTGGAAGACAAAAGAAGAAATCAGTCAGAGTTTAGGTTTTACGAAGAGGGAAAGCCAAAGCCTTTTAGAGAAAGGGAATTAGAAGACTATCTCAAGAATGTGCTTAGGCTTGACTATGGTATTTTTACAAAGGTTATATTGCTACCTCAAAACCAGTTTGATAGGTTTTTAAAGCCACAAAATCAAAGAGAAAGAAGAGAAATACTCAATTCCTTGCTTGGATTTTCTGAGCTCATTTCCTCACTAAAAGACTTAGTGGGAGAAGAGTATAGACATCTCACTGGCAAACTTCAGCTTATGCAACAGAGATTTGAACAACTGGCTCATATAACTCCAGAACTTATACTTCAAAAGGAGAAAGAACTTGAGAGGGTGGAAAAAGAATATAAGGAGCTTTCAGAAAAGGCATCCAAACTAACAGACCTACTTCTAAGGTGTAAGGAACGGGACAGCCTTTTGCAGGAATACAAAAAAACATTGGAAAACTTAAACAATTTATCCCTTCAAGAAGAAGACATGGCACGAAAAAAACAACTTCTTGAGACCGCCCTTGAAATACTTCCTTACCTTCCAAGAGTAGAACAATATGAGAACCTTCTTTTACAAGAAGAAAAACTCAAAGAAGAGAAAAGGAAAAAAGAGCTTGACCTAAAAAAGTATTATGACGAAAGGGAGCTTGCGGAGCAAGAGTTTAAAAGGATAGAAGGAGAGTTTAAAAACCTTGAGTTATACAACAAGAAACGAATTGAGATAAGCCAAGCCATACAGCTTATTGAGCAATATTTAAGCTTCAAAAAAGACTTAGAAAAGATAGAGGAGGATATAGAACGTTTAGAGGAACAAAAAAACCTTTACGAAACACAGTTAAAGGAGCTAAGGGAAAGGTCTCGCAAAGGTTATGAGAAGATAAGAGAGGTGGAGCAAGCCATACAAAAACTTGAGGAAGAGGGTATAGAGCAAGAGTTTATTCAATCTCAGAGGATAAAGGAGCAGGTGGAGAAGTTGAATGAATTGAAAAGGAGGCAGGAACAGGTCAAAAAACAGGTAGAAACCCTTGAAAAAGACCTAAAAGGTAAGGAGGAGGAGCTAAACAAAGCACTAAAAGAAAAGGAGAAACTGGAGCATGCCATAGAAGAAGTAGAAAGAGATATATCTAACCTTAGGAACTTTTTAGAAAAAGAGGGTGAACTGCTTCAGGAGAGCTTTAGGCTTAAGGAACAGCTAAGTAAAGCTTTGGAACTCAAGCAGGTATGCGAAGAGAAAGCTATGCATAAACAAAAATTGCAAGAGTTGGAGAAAAACCTAAGCCTTATGGAAGAAGAGTTGGAAAAGCTAAAAGAAAGAAGACTTGAGGTGTATGCCTTTGAGATAAGGTCAAGGTTGAAGGAAGGAGACATATGTCCCGTATGCGGTCATAGATTGGAGCATATAGAATTTGAAGGAAAGGGAGAAGACATCGCAAGTCTAATCAAAAGACAAGAGGAATTAGAAAGAGCTATAAATGGTCTTAGGTCTGAGCTTTTTGAAAGGCAAGCCAAGTTTTCCCTTTTGGAAAATAAGGAAAAGGAATTGCAAGAATCACTGCATGGACTTTCCACAGAGGATATTCACAGAAAACTCTCTGAGGTAGAGGACATTCTAAAGGAAATTGAGGAAAAAAAGAGGCTTTTAAAGGACAAGGAGCAAACCTTAAGAGACCTCAAGACCAAACAATCTGAACTATCCAACTTTATAGACAACCTAAGGTCCGAAGAAGGCAGAATAAGAGAGGAGTTTCTCTCAAAGAACTCTTTCCTTGAAAGGCTTATAGAAGAAATAGACTCCTTAGTTAAGTCTTTGGGAGAACCTTTGGATGTGGTGCTTGAAAAGGTCAAAGAAGTAGAAAGGGCGTATGAGGAGCTTAGGTTGTTGAGGGAAAGGGAGAGGAAGTTTAAACAGAGGTTTGATGAGATACAAGAAGAGCTTATGGAAAAGGAAAAGAAGTATGCGGAGCTTGAAGAGAGGTTAAAGGGATTGGCAGAGCAGAAGAGGTCTTTGGAAGAAAAACTTATGGACTTAGGCGGTAGGGTTATAAAAGCTACCGGAGAAAGCCCCTCTGAACTCTTAGCACACAAGTTAGAAAAACAAAGCCAAGAGTTGGAACAAAAGGTAAAAGAAGTGCAGGAGAACTACCAAAAGACTCTCTCCTACTTGCAAAGGTTGAGAGAGCAAGAAACAAGGCTTACCTCGGATATTCAAAACATAGAAAGGATGCTTTATCAATTGCAGACTCAGAAACAAAGCATGGCAAGTGAGATATACTTTCTCCAAGAGAGGTTTGGTAGTTTGCAAAACCTCAAAAGATATGCTTTGAGTCAAGAGCAAATAAGAGAGCTTCAACAAGAGATAGAAGAATATAACAGAGAAAGGCATAATCTTGAAAATAGACTAAAGGAGCTTGAGGTAAAACTTCAAAGCCTAAGGGAACTTCCTGAAACCTCTCAGGTTGAAGAGGACTTAAAGAACTTAAACGCATCTATTGAGGAAAACAGAAGACTGCACGGAAGTCTCCACAGCGATATAGAAAAGCTAAAGAAAGACCTTTCCGAGAAACAAAGTTTGGAAAAGGAGCTTTCTGAGCTTCGCATGAACTTGAGTCTTTACGAAAGGCTAAGGAACGACCTTGTAGACAATCAATTTCCAGAGTATGTGAGCCAGCTTATGCTAAAAAGGATTATTGATAGGGCAAGTTATTACCTTTTTAAATTCACTACGGGACTTTTTACCTTTGACCTGATTGAGGGAGACCTGCATGTCTATGACCACTCTACTGGATATCACAGGGTTGTTTCCAGTTTGAGCGGTGGTGAGACCTTTTTGGCGAGCCTTTCTCTTGCCTTTGCGGTTGCGGACATACTTTCCCAGAATGCGCCTCTTGAAAGTCTTTTCATAGATGAAGGCTTTGGTTCTTTAGATAGGGAAACAAGAGATTCCCTTTCTGAGTTTTTTGATATGATAAGACAGTCCACAGACAGGCTTGTGGGAGTTATAACCCACGTGGAAGACATAGCGGAAAAGTTTAGTCAAAGAATAGAAGTGGAAAAAAGGGACGGCTACGCAAGGCTTAAGGTCATATATTAA